A DNA window from Paraburkholderia hospita contains the following coding sequences:
- a CDS encoding IS6 family transposase translates to MKKATARQALPAGVAKVLKRLHYPLDVILLCVRWYVAYSLSLRNLEEMMAERGFQVDHSSVHRWVIKLVPLFEKAFRKHKRPVGRSWRMDETYVKVGGQWKYLYRAVDKAGNTVDFLLRAHRDKAAARRYFEKAIDRNGTPKTVTMDKSGANLAALQAINAERETPIKVRQVKYLNNIVEQDHRAIKRRTRPMMGFKDFRCARIILSGIETMHMIRKGQMKNSGVTRTVADQFYSLVA, encoded by the coding sequence ATGAAGAAGGCGACTGCGAGACAAGCCCTGCCTGCCGGCGTAGCGAAGGTACTCAAGCGCCTGCACTATCCTCTGGACGTGATACTTCTGTGCGTGCGGTGGTATGTGGCCTACTCGCTGAGCTTGCGAAATCTCGAGGAAATGATGGCCGAACGGGGCTTCCAGGTCGACCATTCGAGCGTGCATCGCTGGGTGATCAAACTAGTACCGTTGTTCGAGAAGGCCTTTCGCAAGCACAAACGTCCGGTCGGCAGGAGCTGGAGGATGGATGAAACCTACGTCAAGGTGGGCGGCCAGTGGAAGTACTTGTATCGCGCGGTGGACAAGGCCGGCAATACGGTCGATTTCCTGTTGCGGGCGCATCGCGACAAGGCGGCAGCGCGCCGTTACTTCGAGAAAGCCATCGATCGGAACGGGACGCCCAAGACCGTGACCATGGATAAAAGTGGGGCAAATCTGGCCGCCCTCCAGGCCATCAACGCCGAGCGGGAAACGCCCATCAAGGTCCGGCAGGTCAAGTATCTGAACAACATCGTAGAGCAGGATCATCGGGCGATCAAACGCCGAACCAGGCCCATGATGGGCTTCAAGGATTTCCGGTGTGCCCGCATCATCCTGTCAGGCATTGAGACGATGCATATGATCAGGAAAGGCCAGATGAAGAACAGCGGCGTGACCCGAACCGTTGCCGATCAGTTCTATTCGTTGGTGGCGTAA
- a CDS encoding IPT/TIG domain-containing protein yields MAGHNLSSEALRDEIIKIGGELSKLYEWLKTYVPLLTGPDITSFTPYAGYGGSLIEINGYGFAEKREDNAVTIGGKPARVISATDSQLRVIAPLDVVTGPIGLTVGLKTVSGPYLFTLLPYPKAGDETDGPPIEFEGHGQGQAGDQPSTGKLRVAVALVNPADKVPADPVGARTAVVNAWNNVHTFYDQQSYTRLNVAVDVTPKWKTITGNTSDYLNSAGDNIDGMQVARLAAECAQACVDAGLKLDDYGMLACVIFLDGHFIRAWGNLSTQLFSYNDGSTHIDISTANEINYIEIQESANWGRFAHETGHNISAAPSFTQSDDETATLGEDVYSSDLVDPLAASAQDFEIMGNHDQHPGFCAYHHDKLGWCDGTNILDLQWDRNPFQQNYQLVAHGLTQNAAGGRYHMLRIRVSSGLFYYVEVRQRPPAASGQVFDPNIPLGGSPRDGGVVVYKILTDVNNTNQQWRYVTLLHDDQVLATGGIASDPARALTITVLDDNVASSPRVCSVRVEWAQAISDDPSGAFDLRVDPWDSNYQTPDIWVDRMPFGSFDQPNDSQGRPQGNGDKPRPHEINHLFGRVHCDGSAGATNVRVTYYAVDPPGVGDNGNWTPLKTTVIPNISAGAFVDTFVNWVPAIGQHTCLKLYAEQQLGEITGGNNFAQENVLDFEAPASSVPDAVLLPVAVRNPKKDRRQIHISLAGVPRGYRVQFPHQWVWLDGLEEKTFNLAVIPTVDYMMYVGKERQVPRRADVRIRGGVAYNYQIPLSGGVPPTRISPIGGITARVSPKRRVEVMMEEDREQSTGDTIGFIGHIAPSVPDQRIRVDLTDPAHRLRVALAKTDASGIFRVSFDLTQPPDGSAARKVGAKEKPFPGQYLCVASVLNSPDAAEATSNTVVVMR; encoded by the coding sequence ATGGCGGGTCATAACCTTAGTTCTGAAGCTCTTCGCGACGAGATTATCAAGATCGGCGGCGAACTTTCGAAGCTTTACGAATGGCTCAAAACCTACGTACCGCTCCTGACTGGGCCTGATATCACGAGCTTCACACCATACGCGGGATACGGCGGAAGCTTAATCGAGATCAATGGATACGGCTTCGCTGAAAAACGCGAGGACAATGCCGTCACCATTGGCGGCAAGCCGGCGCGCGTCATCAGTGCGACGGATTCGCAACTTCGCGTAATTGCGCCGCTCGACGTCGTGACCGGTCCGATAGGATTAACGGTCGGCCTCAAAACCGTAAGTGGCCCATATCTTTTTACGCTGCTCCCCTATCCGAAAGCGGGAGACGAGACCGACGGACCGCCGATCGAGTTTGAAGGCCACGGACAAGGCCAAGCGGGCGATCAACCGTCGACCGGAAAGCTTCGTGTCGCGGTGGCACTGGTAAATCCGGCCGATAAAGTGCCGGCCGATCCGGTGGGTGCGCGAACGGCAGTCGTGAACGCCTGGAACAACGTACATACGTTTTACGACCAACAAAGTTACACGCGACTGAACGTCGCCGTTGACGTCACTCCGAAGTGGAAGACGATTACGGGCAACACGTCCGATTACCTCAACAGCGCCGGCGATAACATCGACGGCATGCAAGTTGCTCGTCTCGCAGCCGAATGTGCACAAGCGTGCGTCGACGCCGGGTTAAAGCTCGATGACTATGGCATGCTGGCGTGCGTAATATTTCTGGACGGACATTTCATCCGCGCGTGGGGCAATTTGTCGACGCAGCTTTTTTCTTACAACGACGGTTCGACGCATATCGACATCTCGACCGCAAACGAAATCAACTACATCGAGATTCAAGAATCGGCGAACTGGGGCCGGTTCGCGCACGAAACAGGTCACAACATCTCTGCAGCGCCCTCGTTCACGCAATCCGACGACGAGACCGCGACGCTCGGTGAAGATGTCTATTCGTCAGATCTCGTAGATCCACTCGCAGCGAGCGCGCAAGACTTCGAGATCATGGGAAATCACGATCAGCATCCGGGGTTCTGCGCGTACCATCACGATAAGCTCGGCTGGTGCGACGGTACGAACATTCTGGACTTGCAGTGGGATCGCAATCCGTTCCAACAAAATTATCAATTGGTTGCGCACGGATTGACGCAAAATGCGGCCGGCGGCCGCTATCACATGCTGCGTATCCGTGTCTCGAGCGGACTCTTCTACTACGTAGAAGTGCGGCAGCGTCCGCCGGCTGCAAGTGGGCAGGTGTTCGATCCGAATATACCGCTAGGCGGCTCGCCGCGCGACGGCGGAGTCGTCGTCTACAAGATTCTCACTGACGTTAATAACACCAACCAGCAATGGCGATACGTAACGTTGCTTCACGACGATCAGGTGCTTGCAACCGGCGGGATCGCGAGTGATCCGGCACGCGCGCTGACGATCACGGTACTCGACGACAATGTCGCTTCGTCGCCGCGTGTGTGCAGCGTTCGGGTTGAATGGGCGCAGGCGATCAGCGACGACCCGAGCGGCGCGTTCGATCTGCGCGTCGATCCTTGGGACAGCAATTATCAGACGCCGGACATTTGGGTCGATCGCATGCCGTTCGGTTCTTTTGACCAGCCCAACGACTCACAAGGTCGGCCGCAAGGCAACGGTGATAAACCGCGTCCCCATGAAATCAATCATCTCTTCGGGCGCGTTCACTGCGACGGCTCCGCAGGCGCGACAAACGTTCGCGTAACGTATTACGCAGTCGATCCACCGGGTGTCGGCGATAACGGCAATTGGACGCCGCTGAAGACGACGGTAATTCCGAATATTAGCGCCGGGGCGTTTGTGGATACGTTCGTGAATTGGGTTCCAGCAATCGGACAGCACACGTGTCTGAAACTCTATGCGGAGCAGCAGCTTGGTGAAATCACTGGCGGCAACAATTTCGCACAAGAGAACGTGCTCGATTTTGAAGCACCGGCGAGCAGCGTACCCGATGCTGTGCTACTACCAGTCGCGGTTCGCAATCCGAAGAAAGACCGGCGCCAAATTCATATTTCACTGGCCGGCGTTCCTCGTGGCTATCGTGTGCAGTTCCCGCATCAATGGGTCTGGCTCGACGGGCTCGAGGAAAAGACGTTCAACCTGGCCGTCATTCCTACCGTCGACTACATGATGTACGTCGGTAAGGAACGTCAAGTGCCACGCCGCGCCGATGTTCGCATTCGCGGTGGCGTCGCTTATAACTATCAGATTCCGCTTAGCGGCGGAGTACCTCCGACGCGCATCAGCCCGATCGGCGGTATTACGGCGCGCGTTTCGCCGAAACGGCGCGTCGAAGTGATGATGGAGGAGGATCGTGAGCAATCCACAGGCGACACAATCGGCTTCATCGGTCACATTGCGCCGAGCGTACCGGATCAGCGGATTCGCGTCGATTTAACGGATCCGGCACATCGCTTACGCGTTGCGCTTGCGAAGACGGACGCCTCGGGGATTTTCCGCGTCAGTTTCGATCTCACGCAACCGCCGGACGGCAGCGCTGCGAGGAAAGTCGGAGCGAAAGAAAAGCCCTTTCCCGGGCAATATCTTTGCGTCGCGTCAGTTCTCAACTCGCCCGACGCGGCGGAAGCCACATCGAATACGGTCGTCGTAATGCGTTAG
- a CDS encoding peptidoglycan-binding domain-containing protein — MASQRILLTTMPRGASVDPDVLPLSVLVSPRLTDADRLDSFGDWLSWTEHIANDGLSLTLGCGGRTANLSADTAVLRPDLWAALFNADTLVRPHVFDDYTGRTVFSYPVRLALSSLKNIYQRASLDLALPEREGSQQEHRQSHQGTLRSLLDGLQVGWNERSAPARRQAQRDLLKRGQTAGAARAPVVAPEDLGRDGLVLSARMPEPGSTGARAFNRMVVGPFSIFSHPPSGPALERLPPPDWQTHLDFHQALSALNNYPQLQRALGLVFDFDVPLDLVPVGPGNAFVTIAVTQVSPGWKWSLEPDVPRLETAVVHSEVDGGHRVFFAAPLWMVSGGKPAMPAIGLLPLEPAHYGLAQIDVDGALHKNIMLSETLSGYSGPPPLVPPHPDVFDPSATLPALRSGGLSLFADERAAALLTRFAESKAYNEALDKVQPRPFSAEDLVRGHRIDVWDSKTTGWHSLHRRNARYEIADAKAFDVTDEEGFVKLGATQASPDPDRVEPADDFYLHEAIARWSGWSLSAPMPGKHLSRFADPERALPKPGEEDQFVENEAPTPFKMRSEFHVVPGTLPRMRFGVRYRMRARVVDLAGNSLALDALLAERLSRFFALPRDADGVAYLRFEPVVAPQLVVRDASAITRPGSELERLVIRTFNSDASLDSAPANLVGSDRHVVPPRTSVEIGERLGMFDDANGKLIATADMHALISQREKGEFQQTPEVVSVAGQDKTFPLEPAPRLDAVPYLPDPLASGAALRDLPGSPDGTSAQVAPGVGPVVPAPYRLLDDPNPRAGSVLVVDFGGGGDWQKMRPFRIAPADGAMPPSWDPMDRVLTVFLPKGTTSVVPLSSWIAVNDLKLMGVWEWLREYVEVRASVPAEPEPLEHRLDTSQIGQVLQRALEGGHWMLTPPRLLTFVHAVQQPVGSPRFTGIALQHPASREGDANALPALQTQPETAPTADAELAALTAWRRPGALDAYLIGGLRIHGASTEKVDIVAEWEDPVDDPALGPPGTRQHRAPVDELPIDSIREHILFARSNEVRAVGYYVPSVDLVAFATGGDALGHLVPGVRLFQDTAPRHHIGDVQHHIVRYTAVATSRYRDYFAPELDFTRRSEPVEVSVPASARPLAPGIVYALPLFGWQRHTSSSVKHSVRFGGGIRVYLERGWYSSGQGELLGVVLWNYGNGVLDRESWKPFITQWGIDPIWETTRSIGFAPSIDNFSDAVAAESALTLEANVPGSPGGARGVVNVAGYPVAFDGERNQWYCDITLNTFSTTYMPFLRLALARYQPHALPDAKLSSVVLADFVQLTPDRTAVVTANPAHARELRVTVSGPAPGGPAPAFSDEPVPDPLIRKPTDIEVTLEQRDPAIDTDLGWTSVPTEVGHVVVERSGPAPDRGDITLWQGSVQFGDVPARNRFRVRIEEYEYPPANYTVVIDEHPGEPGPPPVRRQPRRLVYAETILVDSAVTEAAVEPTTGEGMPAPPDVWPPPSDPPYGPYVGPTFGQPGSTDSLPELSRAADPHEVDGHVKLLQAMLNAAGALPTSLQPLRVDGNFGGETESAVQNFQGSHLLPVSGTADGLTWYALTFAAPCPLLEPGVGVPGMQGALVAALQRALNLAGAFPRLGDNGEFDSATDAALARFQQQRGLVPSGGTDLATWLALTDVRDESGATGSMILTFDYDVTLADPIRFSGRTDADAPAPETEPIELSAIGRAGYVVELHDANDQPIYRRTLWDPFGLRMEGLAQTDDPTSGQLVSVPAETEPGTVEVTLPRLPGAAQVVFIGSPLDANRMDEPASVLARFDIADLA; from the coding sequence ATGGCTAGCCAACGCATTCTGCTGACGACGATGCCACGGGGCGCGAGCGTTGACCCTGACGTATTGCCGCTGTCTGTGCTTGTGTCCCCGCGCCTCACCGATGCGGATCGTCTTGACAGTTTCGGAGACTGGCTTAGCTGGACGGAGCATATTGCCAACGACGGTTTAAGCCTGACGCTGGGGTGCGGCGGCCGTACTGCCAACCTGAGTGCCGACACCGCCGTTTTGCGGCCCGACCTTTGGGCGGCGCTTTTCAACGCCGACACATTGGTGCGTCCGCACGTGTTCGACGATTACACCGGCCGAACCGTGTTTTCGTACCCGGTGCGCCTGGCGCTCTCGAGCCTGAAAAACATCTATCAGCGGGCTTCGCTGGACCTCGCGCTTCCCGAGCGCGAAGGCTCGCAGCAAGAGCATCGTCAGAGCCATCAAGGAACGCTGAGGTCGCTACTTGATGGCCTGCAGGTTGGTTGGAACGAGCGGAGCGCGCCAGCGCGCAGGCAGGCCCAGCGAGACTTGCTCAAGCGCGGTCAGACGGCGGGCGCGGCGCGCGCACCGGTTGTGGCTCCAGAGGACCTTGGGCGCGACGGACTGGTTCTGTCCGCACGGATGCCGGAACCCGGCAGCACCGGGGCCAGGGCGTTCAACCGGATGGTCGTGGGACCATTCAGCATATTCAGCCATCCGCCGTCGGGCCCCGCGCTGGAACGCCTGCCACCGCCCGATTGGCAAACGCATCTGGACTTTCATCAGGCGTTGAGCGCGCTCAACAATTATCCACAATTGCAACGCGCCCTCGGACTCGTATTCGACTTTGATGTGCCACTTGATCTGGTGCCGGTCGGGCCCGGCAATGCGTTCGTGACGATCGCTGTCACGCAGGTGTCGCCCGGCTGGAAGTGGTCGCTTGAGCCCGACGTGCCGCGTCTCGAAACTGCTGTCGTGCACAGCGAGGTCGACGGCGGCCATCGCGTGTTCTTCGCCGCACCTCTGTGGATGGTCAGCGGCGGCAAACCGGCGATGCCCGCGATCGGGCTGCTGCCGCTTGAGCCCGCGCACTACGGTCTTGCGCAGATCGACGTGGACGGTGCGCTTCACAAGAACATCATGCTGTCCGAGACGCTGTCCGGATACAGTGGGCCGCCGCCGCTTGTGCCGCCTCACCCTGACGTGTTCGATCCGTCGGCAACGCTACCCGCGCTGCGTTCTGGCGGATTGTCGCTGTTTGCAGACGAGCGCGCGGCAGCGCTTCTGACGCGCTTTGCCGAGTCCAAGGCATACAACGAGGCACTCGACAAGGTGCAGCCGCGGCCGTTCAGTGCGGAGGATCTCGTTCGAGGCCATCGGATTGACGTGTGGGATTCAAAAACAACGGGTTGGCATTCTCTGCATCGTCGCAATGCGCGCTATGAGATCGCCGATGCCAAGGCGTTCGATGTGACGGACGAGGAGGGCTTCGTCAAGCTCGGGGCCACGCAGGCGTCTCCCGATCCGGACCGTGTCGAGCCCGCCGACGACTTCTATCTGCACGAAGCGATCGCGCGCTGGAGCGGCTGGAGCCTCAGCGCGCCGATGCCGGGCAAGCATCTTTCGCGGTTCGCAGATCCGGAGCGGGCGCTGCCAAAGCCCGGCGAGGAAGATCAGTTCGTCGAGAACGAGGCGCCCACGCCTTTCAAGATGCGTTCGGAGTTCCATGTGGTGCCGGGCACGCTGCCCCGCATGAGGTTCGGCGTGCGCTACCGGATGCGGGCGCGCGTCGTCGATCTGGCGGGCAACTCGCTCGCGCTCGACGCGTTGCTGGCCGAGCGGCTGTCGCGGTTTTTCGCGTTACCGCGTGACGCGGACGGCGTGGCGTACCTGCGCTTCGAGCCGGTTGTGGCACCTCAACTCGTGGTGCGCGACGCGAGTGCGATCACTCGGCCCGGTTCGGAGCTCGAGCGCCTCGTCATTCGCACGTTTAATTCCGATGCGTCACTTGATTCCGCGCCGGCAAACCTCGTGGGAAGCGACCGGCATGTCGTCCCACCACGCACCAGCGTCGAAATCGGCGAGCGGCTTGGGATGTTTGACGATGCGAACGGCAAGCTGATTGCGACGGCTGACATGCACGCGCTCATCTCGCAGCGTGAGAAGGGTGAGTTCCAGCAAACACCCGAGGTGGTGAGCGTCGCTGGGCAGGACAAGACGTTTCCGCTCGAGCCCGCGCCACGCCTCGATGCGGTCCCCTACCTGCCTGATCCGCTCGCGAGCGGTGCCGCGTTGCGCGACCTGCCGGGGTCCCCGGACGGCACGAGCGCCCAGGTGGCGCCGGGCGTGGGTCCCGTCGTCCCGGCGCCATACCGGTTGCTGGACGATCCGAATCCGCGGGCCGGCTCGGTGCTGGTCGTCGACTTCGGCGGAGGCGGAGACTGGCAAAAAATGCGGCCGTTCCGCATAGCGCCAGCCGACGGTGCAATGCCGCCGTCGTGGGACCCGATGGACCGCGTGCTGACAGTCTTTCTGCCGAAGGGCACGACGAGCGTTGTGCCGCTGAGCAGCTGGATCGCCGTGAACGATCTGAAGCTGATGGGGGTATGGGAGTGGTTGCGCGAGTACGTCGAAGTACGCGCGTCAGTACCGGCGGAGCCCGAGCCGCTGGAACACCGGCTGGATACCTCGCAGATCGGGCAGGTGCTTCAACGCGCGCTTGAGGGTGGGCATTGGATGCTGACGCCGCCGCGGCTGCTCACGTTCGTGCACGCCGTTCAACAGCCGGTTGGCTCGCCGCGGTTCACGGGGATTGCGCTTCAGCATCCGGCGAGCCGCGAAGGCGATGCGAATGCGCTGCCCGCGTTGCAGACGCAACCGGAAACCGCCCCGACCGCCGACGCGGAACTCGCGGCCCTCACCGCATGGCGCCGACCAGGCGCACTCGATGCATACCTGATTGGCGGACTGCGCATACATGGCGCGAGCACTGAGAAGGTAGACATTGTCGCGGAATGGGAAGACCCTGTTGACGATCCAGCGCTCGGTCCGCCGGGAACCCGGCAGCATCGCGCGCCGGTCGACGAGTTGCCGATTGACAGCATACGGGAACATATCCTGTTCGCGCGTTCGAACGAGGTGCGTGCGGTGGGGTACTACGTGCCTTCTGTCGACCTCGTGGCGTTCGCGACGGGCGGCGACGCACTCGGCCACCTCGTGCCGGGCGTGCGGCTGTTCCAGGATACGGCGCCCCGTCATCATATCGGCGACGTACAACATCACATCGTACGGTACACGGCGGTGGCGACGTCGCGCTACCGCGACTATTTCGCCCCGGAGTTGGACTTCACCCGGCGCAGCGAGCCGGTGGAGGTTTCTGTGCCCGCATCGGCTCGGCCGCTCGCGCCAGGCATCGTCTACGCGCTGCCACTCTTCGGCTGGCAGCGGCACACGTCCAGTAGCGTGAAGCACAGCGTGCGGTTCGGCGGCGGCATTCGTGTCTATCTCGAGCGGGGCTGGTATTCGTCCGGACAAGGCGAGCTTCTTGGCGTCGTGCTGTGGAACTACGGAAACGGCGTCCTGGATCGCGAGTCGTGGAAGCCGTTCATCACGCAGTGGGGCATCGATCCGATCTGGGAAACGACGCGCAGCATTGGGTTCGCGCCATCCATCGACAACTTCAGCGACGCGGTGGCTGCGGAGTCCGCGCTGACGCTCGAAGCGAATGTGCCGGGATCGCCCGGTGGCGCGCGAGGCGTGGTGAACGTGGCGGGGTATCCCGTCGCGTTCGATGGCGAACGCAATCAGTGGTATTGCGACATAACGCTCAATACGTTCAGCACCACGTATATGCCGTTCTTGCGGCTCGCACTCGCGCGCTACCAGCCGCACGCTTTACCCGACGCGAAGTTGTCGAGCGTTGTACTCGCTGACTTCGTACAACTCACGCCGGATCGCACTGCTGTCGTCACCGCCAATCCGGCGCATGCGCGCGAGTTGCGCGTGACGGTGTCTGGCCCCGCGCCGGGCGGACCAGCGCCCGCTTTTTCCGATGAGCCGGTGCCGGATCCGTTGATCCGCAAGCCGACGGACATCGAGGTCACGCTCGAGCAGCGCGATCCCGCAATCGATACGGACCTCGGCTGGACGAGCGTGCCGACCGAGGTGGGCCACGTCGTTGTCGAACGTTCTGGTCCGGCGCCAGACCGCGGCGATATCACTTTGTGGCAGGGCAGTGTGCAGTTTGGGGATGTTCCCGCGCGCAACCGTTTCCGGGTCCGGATCGAAGAGTACGAGTACCCACCTGCGAACTACACGGTCGTGATCGACGAGCATCCCGGTGAACCGGGGCCGCCGCCAGTGAGGCGTCAGCCGCGCCGCCTTGTCTACGCAGAGACTATTCTCGTCGACAGCGCCGTCACCGAAGCGGCCGTTGAGCCGACCACCGGCGAAGGAATGCCGGCGCCGCCCGACGTATGGCCGCCGCCCTCCGACCCTCCGTACGGCCCGTACGTGGGCCCCACGTTCGGGCAGCCTGGTTCGACCGACAGCCTGCCGGAGCTCTCGCGTGCTGCAGACCCGCACGAGGTCGACGGCCACGTGAAGCTACTACAGGCGATGCTGAATGCTGCCGGTGCATTGCCCACGAGCCTGCAGCCGTTACGGGTAGATGGCAATTTCGGCGGCGAGACCGAGAGTGCCGTACAGAACTTCCAGGGCAGCCATCTGCTACCCGTCTCGGGCACGGCCGATGGACTCACGTGGTATGCGCTGACGTTCGCCGCACCGTGCCCACTGCTCGAGCCCGGCGTCGGTGTGCCCGGGATGCAGGGCGCGCTGGTCGCTGCGCTGCAACGCGCGCTTAACCTCGCTGGCGCGTTCCCGCGGCTCGGTGATAACGGCGAGTTCGACTCGGCCACGGACGCCGCGCTCGCGCGCTTCCAGCAACAGCGCGGGCTCGTGCCGAGCGGTGGCACCGACCTCGCGACGTGGCTGGCGCTGACTGATGTGCGCGACGAGAGCGGTGCAACGGGCTCGATGATCCTCACGTTCGACTACGACGTGACCCTCGCCGACCCGATCCGGTTCTCGGGCCGCACAGATGCGGACGCGCCAGCGCCCGAAACCGAGCCCATCGAACTGTCGGCGATCGGCCGCGCCGGATACGTGGTCGAGTTGCACGATGCGAACGATCAACCCATTTACCGGCGCACGCTATGGGACCCCTTTGGCTTGCGCATGGAGGGCCTCGCGCAGACGGACGATCCGACCAGTGGCCAACTCGTGAGCGTGCCCGCAGAGACGGAACCGGGAACGGTGGAAGTCACGCTGCCGCGGCTTCCAGGTGCCGCGCAAGTGGTGTTCATCGGTAGCCCGCTCGACGCAAACCGCATGGACGAACCCGCCAGCGTCCTGGCGCGATTCGACATTGCAGATCTTGCATGA
- a CDS encoding M64 family metallopeptidase: MAATTPLPIHGEPVLLFGSWASVDRHFNIVLLGDGYIDVEGHRELVDFALHAADLATKIVTTAPFDRMRSAINIFRIDVTSTSSWSAEEIQTWQTDHIDALDAEPDKDKRSQIMHDMMCNMPATNTALRARFCHQNMERLLIGNEDLAFRVASSSSRVTPDAILVIVNTNKSYGGGRIGKVAYAARQSFVPVALHELGHVGFGLADEYHFRFKVEENVSFKGGRLDEPNVSTSAHPKVSPWVDLLTPNVELPTTVEHDPEECPMLTEEQLKNGTFDLKKEGDKDSIGAFEGAKYRLCGVYRPALNCRMRENTQEFCAVCQQVIAEKLGARLFGNPSTQGKLPVDAATSLITFVPLAVPSDTMLMTYDLLTGAYAIYPCAQFVQRSLPQKPVRGRIAPFWNSLTSVYYKAAPHVLAIQYGTGAFALYRFAEDGTSLSFVRGKETPDFGLSRPFALLQVVPFSFAGDLHYLEYDIFTGQAAVKRISVASPNPETIRTLPLGQGRLGLAPFMLANGDPGTHFYSYDFASGALALRRFDGDDVADVWSTPTFGRGWTDLVPFHLVDVKSPLLAKPKVIDEPFDDSPFLLAHSRISGMLRMFRIRNDGVGLDIAYTDKNAGPGLSSFTAFRLLQDKRTYYLRYRWALLPGQQPTIEAFHCD; the protein is encoded by the coding sequence ATGGCCGCCACCACGCCACTACCCATCCACGGGGAACCGGTGCTCCTATTTGGCTCTTGGGCAAGTGTTGACCGGCACTTCAACATCGTGCTGCTTGGCGACGGTTACATAGACGTTGAGGGTCACAGGGAGCTCGTCGACTTCGCGCTTCACGCGGCAGATCTGGCGACAAAGATCGTAACCACCGCACCGTTCGACCGGATGCGCAGCGCGATCAACATTTTTCGCATCGATGTTACGTCGACAAGCAGCTGGAGCGCCGAGGAGATCCAGACTTGGCAAACGGACCACATCGACGCGCTGGATGCGGAGCCAGACAAGGACAAGCGCAGTCAGATCATGCACGACATGATGTGCAACATGCCGGCGACGAATACGGCTCTGCGCGCACGCTTCTGCCATCAGAACATGGAGCGCCTTCTGATCGGCAATGAAGACCTAGCGTTCCGAGTCGCATCTTCAAGCTCGAGAGTCACGCCGGATGCCATCCTCGTCATCGTGAACACGAACAAGAGTTACGGTGGCGGAAGAATCGGGAAGGTGGCATATGCCGCGCGTCAGAGTTTCGTTCCCGTCGCGCTTCACGAACTGGGACACGTGGGGTTCGGGCTGGCGGACGAATACCATTTCAGATTCAAGGTGGAGGAAAATGTTTCTTTTAAGGGGGGGCGCCTGGATGAGCCGAACGTCTCTACGTCGGCGCATCCGAAGGTTTCACCTTGGGTGGATCTACTGACGCCCAACGTGGAGCTTCCGACGACCGTTGAGCATGACCCAGAAGAATGTCCAATGTTGACGGAAGAGCAATTGAAAAACGGAACGTTCGATTTGAAAAAGGAAGGTGATAAGGACAGCATCGGCGCGTTCGAAGGAGCGAAGTACAGGCTATGCGGCGTGTACCGTCCGGCGCTCAATTGCAGGATGCGTGAGAACACACAGGAATTTTGTGCGGTATGCCAGCAGGTGATAGCGGAGAAACTGGGCGCACGTCTGTTCGGCAATCCAAGCACGCAAGGCAAGCTGCCCGTTGACGCCGCGACGAGTCTGATCACATTCGTTCCACTAGCCGTGCCCTCCGACACGATGTTGATGACGTACGACTTACTCACCGGCGCGTACGCGATCTACCCATGCGCGCAGTTTGTGCAACGTTCACTGCCGCAAAAGCCGGTGCGCGGTCGCATCGCTCCGTTCTGGAACTCGCTCACGAGCGTCTACTACAAGGCGGCGCCGCACGTGCTCGCTATCCAGTATGGTACCGGTGCGTTCGCGCTCTATCGTTTTGCGGAAGACGGCACCTCGCTCAGCTTCGTGCGCGGCAAGGAAACGCCAGACTTCGGCCTATCGCGTCCGTTCGCGCTCTTGCAGGTCGTGCCCTTTTCATTCGCGGGCGACCTCCATTACCTCGAATACGACATCTTCACCGGGCAGGCGGCGGTCAAGCGCATTAGCGTGGCGTCGCCAAACCCCGAGACGATTCGCACGCTACCGCTGGGACAGGGGCGGCTGGGCCTCGCCCCGTTCATGCTCGCGAATGGGGATCCAGGCACCCATTTCTACTCGTACGACTTCGCGAGCGGCGCGCTCGCGTTGCGTCGATTCGACGGAGACGATGTGGCGGATGTCTGGAGTACGCCGACGTTCGGTCGCGGTTGGACCGATCTCGTACCGTTTCATCTGGTCGACGTCAAGTCACCCTTGCTGGCGAAGCCGAAGGTTATCGACGAGCCATTCGACGACTCGCCGTTCCTGCTGGCGCATTCGCGCATTAGCGGCATGCTGCGGATGTTCCGCATTCGCAATGACGGTGTGGGGCTTGACATTGCGTATACCGACAAGAACGCCGGCCCTGGACTGTCGAGCTTCACCGCGTTTCGCCTGCTGCAAGACAAGCGCACGTACTATCTGCGGTACCGCTGGGCGCTGTTGCCGGGGCAGCAGCCGACCATCGAGGCTTTTCATTGTGATTGA